GGCTTCTTCGTTGTAGTAAACCCCTGGGGAACGAACTAATTGGGATACGATAACCCGTTCGGCCCCGTTGATGATGAAGGTCCCTTGGTCCGTCATCAGTGGGAAGTCACCAAAGAAGACGTCTTGGGACTTGATTTCGCCCGTTTCGTGGTTGGTCAGGCGTAACGTTACGTGCAGTGGTGCTGAGTAGTTTGCGTCATGTTCACGCGCTTCAGCGACCGTGTACTTTGGTTCCAACAATTGGTAGTCAACGAATTCCAAGGATAGCTTCCCCTGGAAATCATCGATCGGCATAATGTCGTCAAACATTTCCCGCAAACCCTTGTCCATAAACCAATTGTAAGAATCGGTTTGAATCTCGATCAAGTTAGGCAGGTCCAAGACTTCCTTGATTCGGGAGTAAGAACGACGGGTACGGTGCTTACCGTACTTAACTAAGTGTCCAGCCAAACTATTCACCTCTCTAGTTTGATAAACGGGTCCAGGAGCGTAATGTTACATTTCGGTTACAATTTAACCAAAAGTCCATTTTTGGGCAAAAGAAAACCAAAAGCAACCAGATCGGTGCCTTTGGTTTTTTATAAAGAGCCTGATGGACAAGAGATCATGAGGCTCACTGAACTCACAATTACATACTCTTGTATCATACAAGCTTTCGGTTTGAATGTCAACGGCTATGCTTGCTTAACAAAGCCGTGCAGAATGCAGCTCAAGATGATTCGTTGCCGTTGTTCTTCGTTGATGGCCCGACCACCGACCTGTTGGAAGGTTCCAAACAGTGGCGTCAAGCTGGCAATAAAGAGTTCTGCCGCTTCTTTTGGCAACAGGTCTGGACGTAAGTTGACCTCTGGCAGCTTGAAGTATTCCGACAGGGGTTCCACGTAGTCCATCATAAAGATCATGTCCAACTTCAATTGGGAGCTGGCCGTAAGCGACCGGCGGGCAAATTGATATTGGCTGTAGACACTCAACGGGTGGTACTTCAAGATGACCTTGGCAATTTCCCAGAGTCGCTCCTCTGGGTCCATGTCTTCTTTTCTCATCACCTTGTTGATGTCTTGGCGTACCTTTCCGCATAAGGCCGTCAAGACGTCTAAGTACAAGACCTCTTTATCACTGAAGTGGTGATAAAGGGCTGGTTGAGTAATTCCGATGTGTTTGGCAATGTCCCGGGTTGACGTTCCGTTGAAGCCATTCTCCAAGAATAACTTGGTGGCCGTTCGCAAGATCGCTTTTCGGGTTTTAGCTAATTGTTCCGCTCGCTTCATTAGTTTTCCCTTCTTAAACTGCTTAGTTCCTTATCATTATGTGTTCACCAATAACTAATTGTACATTGTTCCGCTTAATTATCAATAATTAGTTTAACTTATCTTTTATTTATTTCGCAATAAAAGCCGCCCGGCGGGGGCGCCCTTCCCCCGTCAGCTAGCGGCTTAATTGCATAATCAACTTGTTAATTTTGGAGAACTAGGTTCCGGGAAGCGTTGTCAGAAGTTTTGACTTTGAAGCTCAATTTCCCCCGTTGGGCACCAATCGTCACTTGATCACCGGCCGCAACTTGGCCATCAATCATCGATAAGGAGAGCGGGTCTTCCACCATCGTTTGTAAGGCCCGCCGTAATGGCCGCGCCCCGTATTCAGGGTTGTACCCCTTCGCCGCTACTAACTCAATGGCAGCCGGGGTCAGTTTCAGGCTGATCTTTTGTTCCGCCACCCGCTTTACCAACTGGGCGCTCAAGAGCTTAACCACTTGGTGAATATTTTCCTTGGTCAACGAGTGGAAGATCACGGTCTCATCAATCCGGTTCAAGAACTCCGGCCGGAAGTGCAAGCGCATCTGTTGCTTGATGGCCGCCGACATCGCTTGGTAATTATTTTGAACGCCAGTCGCCCCGAAGCCGACCGTCTTTTCATCGGCCAACTGGGTCGCCCCCAAGTTGGAGGTCATGATCAAAATCGTGTTCCGGAAGTCAACCTTACGTCCCTTGGAATCGGTCAAAACCCCATCATCTAAGACCTGTAACAGGAGGTTAAAGACATCTGGGTGGGCCTTTTCCACCTCATCTAATAAGACGACGGAGTACGGGTGTTGGCGAACCTGTTCGGTCAACTGTCCACCTTCGTCGTAGCCGACGTAACCTGGCGCCGCCCCGACTAACCGGCTGGTCGAATAGCGTTCCATGTACTCGGACATATCAATCCGGATCATGTTGTCTTCTTGGCCAAACATCGCTTCGGCTAACGCCTTAGCCAGCTCGGTCTTCCCAACCCCGGTTGGTCCTAAGAACATGAAGGAACCAATCGGCCGGTTCGGGTCCTTTAAGCCGCTGCGGGCCCGGCGAATTGCCCGGGCAATAGCCGAAACGGCTTCGTCTTGGCCGATCACTCGTTTGTGAAGCACCCTCTCCAGGTTAACCAAGCGATCGCTTTCCTTCTTTTGGAGTTGGGTTAACGGCACCCCGGTCCATTCGTTAACTACCTTGGCAATGTCTTCAGCCGTCACGGTGTACAGGAACTTGCCATCGGCAACCAACTGGGCGTCTCGTTCCCGCTGTTCTTCGATTTGTCGCTTAACCGTTAGCTCTTCGTGGCGTAAGTCGGCCGCCCGGTCAAAGTCTTGCTCGGCAATTGCGTCCTCTTTTTGTGCCCGGAGTTCCTCTAACTTGACCGTCAAGCCATTCTTTTGGTTCCCCTTTTCTTCACCATCGATGCGGACCATTGCCCCGGCCTCATCGATCAGGTCAATCGCCTTATCCGGTAAGAAACGGTTGGTAATGTAACGACTCGACAAGTTAACCGCCGCTATCAGCGCTTCATCAGTAATCTTGGCGTGGTGGTGTTTTTCATAGCGGGGCCGAATTCCCTCGAGGATTTGGCGGGTCTGCTCCTTAGTTGGCTCTTCAACCATGATCGTCGCAAAACGCCGTTCTAAGGCCGCATCGGTTTCAACGTACTTTTGGTACTCGTCCAGGGTAGTCGCCCCAATCAGCTGGAGTTCCCCCCGGGCCAGGGCCGGTTTGAGAATGTTGGAGGCGTCAATCGCCCCCTCTGCTCCCCCGGCACCAATCATGGTGTGGATTTCGTCGATAAATAAGATAATTTTGCCGTCCCGGTAAACTTCATCGATGACGTTTTTGATCCGCCCCTCGAATTCACCCCTGAATTTGGTACCGGCAACCAAGGTCCCCATATCCAGGACCACCAAGCGCTTTTCGGCTAGTTCATCAGGAACTTCACCGTTAACTATCCGTTGGGCAAGGCCCTCGACAATCGCCGTCTTTCCGACCCCCGGTTCCCCTAACAGGACCGGGTTATTCTTGGCCCGCCGGGCGAGGATCTGAATCGCCCGCTTGATTTCTTTTTCCCGTCCAATTACGGGGTCAAGCCCTTCTTCCCTGGCCACCTTTGTCAAATCACGGCCGTACTTATCAAGGGTTGGCGTAGTCCCTTCCCCCTCCTCCGGTTGGGTATTGGATTGGTTTTGCCGGCGGTTGCGCCGTCCCTCTTGAGAAACCCCCAAACGCCGTAACAACATCCGGCGGGCTTGCTTTGGTTCCACGTCCAAGTTCAAAAGGATCCGCGAGGAAAGGATGGTCTCATCTGACAACAGGGCCAACAATAGGTGCTCAGTCCCCACACGTCTTGCCCCCATTTGTTGGG
The nucleotide sequence above comes from Limosilactobacillus fermentum. Encoded proteins:
- a CDS encoding TetR/AcrR family transcriptional regulator, translated to MKRAEQLAKTRKAILRTATKLFLENGFNGTSTRDIAKHIGITQPALYHHFSDKEVLYLDVLTALCGKVRQDINKVMRKEDMDPEERLWEIAKVILKYHPLSVYSQYQFARRSLTASSQLKLDMIFMMDYVEPLSEYFKLPEVNLRPDLLPKEAAELFIASLTPLFGTFQQVGGRAINEEQRQRIILSCILHGFVKQA
- a CDS encoding ATP-dependent Clp protease ATP-binding subunit; this encodes MDNENLYTPSANNVLRIAQEQARFFKHQAVGTEHLLLALSLEKVGVAATVLHQFNVTSDDLREEIERYTGYGTMQNTASDAYLPNSPKLREILALAARLAQQMGARRVGTEHLLLALLSDETILSSRILLNLDVEPKQARRMLLRRLGVSQEGRRNRRQNQSNTQPEEGEGTTPTLDKYGRDLTKVAREEGLDPVIGREKEIKRAIQILARRAKNNPVLLGEPGVGKTAIVEGLAQRIVNGEVPDELAEKRLVVLDMGTLVAGTKFRGEFEGRIKNVIDEVYRDGKIILFIDEIHTMIGAGGAEGAIDASNILKPALARGELQLIGATTLDEYQKYVETDAALERRFATIMVEEPTKEQTRQILEGIRPRYEKHHHAKITDEALIAAVNLSSRYITNRFLPDKAIDLIDEAGAMVRIDGEEKGNQKNGLTVKLEELRAQKEDAIAEQDFDRAADLRHEELTVKRQIEEQRERDAQLVADGKFLYTVTAEDIAKVVNEWTGVPLTQLQKKESDRLVNLERVLHKRVIGQDEAVSAIARAIRRARSGLKDPNRPIGSFMFLGPTGVGKTELAKALAEAMFGQEDNMIRIDMSEYMERYSTSRLVGAAPGYVGYDEGGQLTEQVRQHPYSVVLLDEVEKAHPDVFNLLLQVLDDGVLTDSKGRKVDFRNTILIMTSNLGATQLADEKTVGFGATGVQNNYQAMSAAIKQQMRLHFRPEFLNRIDETVIFHSLTKENIHQVVKLLSAQLVKRVAEQKISLKLTPAAIELVAAKGYNPEYGARPLRRALQTMVEDPLSLSMIDGQVAAGDQVTIGAQRGKLSFKVKTSDNASRNLVLQN